The following proteins are co-located in the Diaphorobacter sp. HDW4B genome:
- a CDS encoding phenol hydroxylase — protein MNIELQAREIQPLRQTFARVATHTGDKPASRYLEAMLGAQPSEHFHYKPTWEEGFELFDKRRTAIVMNDWYALRDPRQFYYATWTMARARQQDAMEANYQFVESRQLAQKMPDALRAQVCTVLMPLRHVAFGGNMNNCQVCSRGYGTAFTAPAMFHAMDQLGVAQYLTRLGLTLEEPGALDAGKNDWLQSKAWQPLRQYVEDSLVVLDPVELFMAQNFALDGLLYPLLFTQYVDDHLALKGGTAVAMLTNFIPEWHTESARWIDAVIKVAAAESEHNRKLLTDWYGRYVERAFTAIAPIAALALADDADRAMNDVRAALDARARKAGLDI, from the coding sequence ATGAACATAGAACTGCAGGCGCGCGAGATTCAGCCGCTGCGCCAGACCTTCGCCCGCGTGGCAACGCATACCGGCGACAAGCCCGCATCGCGCTATCTCGAAGCGATGCTGGGCGCGCAGCCGTCCGAACATTTCCACTACAAGCCCACGTGGGAAGAAGGCTTCGAGCTGTTCGACAAGCGCCGCACCGCCATCGTGATGAACGACTGGTATGCCCTGCGCGATCCGCGCCAGTTCTACTACGCCACCTGGACCATGGCGCGCGCTCGTCAACAGGATGCGATGGAGGCCAACTACCAGTTCGTCGAATCGCGCCAACTGGCGCAGAAGATGCCCGACGCGCTACGTGCACAGGTCTGCACCGTGCTCATGCCGCTGCGCCACGTGGCCTTCGGCGGCAACATGAACAACTGCCAGGTCTGCTCACGTGGCTACGGCACGGCGTTCACCGCGCCCGCAATGTTCCATGCGATGGACCAGCTCGGCGTGGCGCAATACCTCACACGTCTGGGCCTCACGCTGGAAGAGCCCGGCGCGCTCGATGCTGGCAAGAACGACTGGCTGCAATCCAAGGCATGGCAACCGCTGCGCCAGTATGTGGAAGACAGCCTCGTGGTGCTCGATCCGGTGGAGCTGTTCATGGCGCAGAACTTCGCGCTCGACGGTCTGCTCTACCCGCTGCTGTTCACGCAGTATGTGGACGATCACCTCGCGCTCAAGGGCGGCACTGCCGTGGCAATGCTGACCAATTTCATCCCCGAGTGGCACACCGAATCCGCACGCTGGATCGATGCGGTGATCAAGGTGGCCGCAGCCGAATCCGAGCACAACCGCAAGCTGCTCACCGACTGGTATGGCCGCTACGTGGAGCGCGCCTTCACCGCAATCGCACCCATCGCTGCACTCGCTCTGGCCGATGACGCCGACCGCGCGATGAACGACGTGCGCGCAGCGCTCGACGCCCGTGCCCGCAAGGCCGGTCTCG
- a CDS encoding phenol hydroxylase subunit has protein sequence MDESTTTTADGLDLPKADLTQRSVNVLRRRDNGFVEFEFSVGWPELVVELMMTQPDFEQFCQRQHIPIPISVSHHIA, from the coding sequence ATGGATGAATCGACAACCACCACAGCCGATGGACTGGATCTGCCCAAGGCCGACCTCACGCAACGCAGCGTGAACGTGCTGCGCCGCCGCGACAACGGCTTTGTGGAATTCGAGTTCTCGGTCGGCTGGCCCGAGCTGGTGGTCGAACTGATGATGACCCAGCCCGACTTCGAACAGTTCTGCCAACGGCAGCACATACCCATCCCCATTTCTGTTTCTCATCACATCGCTTGA
- a CDS encoding sigma-54-dependent Fis family transcriptional regulator, whose amino-acid sequence MSYSIPSMPSDADLRSLVRFSTDDGLIWLSGQRMLLMHSATLMELRKELMNTLGPVHTRRVLMRGGYAAGERDALLARQIRPNGSLFEMFSVGPQLHRLEGAVRATPLVFDVDENAGKLLCQVRWEHSWEAESQVREWGPQSEPACWMLLGYASGYSSAFFRKQVLFKEMQCEACGHASCLIEGRFVHEWPDGEQLARDYLPDSMLVRLDDLHSQVEALRTRLQPKDAQGPLLGQSHAFQSAVELLRKAAPTQVTVLLTGETGVGKERFASALHSMSARADKPFVAVNCAALPDELIESELFGAEKGAFTGANATRIGRFERANGGTLMLDELGEMPLPAQAKLLRVLQTGEIERLGGTKPIKVDVRVVAATNVDLEKAVEQGRFRADLLYRLNVYPIRIPALRERVDDIELLAMHLLQKFSALHGKHVAGLTDRAVAALRSHRWPGNVRELENLMERGLILSPADELIDVSALFPQWRDAGQTSVNAQGFLCSEERQPEMNEQKAGVSDFYDAMQSEGLSLEAMEEKLLQEAVRRAGGNLAAAARALGMTRPQLSYRLSRTRDRAQPDSRE is encoded by the coding sequence ATGTCCTATTCCATCCCTTCCATGCCGTCGGATGCCGATCTGCGCAGTCTGGTGCGCTTTTCCACCGACGATGGTCTGATCTGGTTGTCCGGGCAGCGCATGCTGCTCATGCATTCCGCAACGCTCATGGAGCTGCGCAAGGAACTGATGAACACGCTGGGCCCCGTGCACACGCGGCGCGTGCTCATGCGCGGTGGATATGCGGCGGGCGAGCGCGATGCTTTGCTGGCGCGGCAGATTCGGCCCAACGGCAGCCTGTTCGAGATGTTCTCTGTGGGGCCGCAACTGCATCGACTCGAAGGCGCGGTGCGCGCAACGCCGCTGGTATTCGATGTGGACGAGAACGCAGGCAAGCTGCTGTGCCAGGTGCGCTGGGAGCACAGTTGGGAAGCCGAATCGCAAGTGCGTGAATGGGGGCCGCAAAGCGAGCCCGCCTGCTGGATGCTGCTGGGTTATGCGTCTGGTTATTCCAGCGCTTTTTTCCGAAAGCAGGTGCTGTTCAAGGAGATGCAATGCGAAGCCTGTGGACATGCAAGCTGTCTGATCGAAGGCCGCTTTGTGCACGAGTGGCCCGATGGCGAACAGCTCGCGCGTGACTATCTGCCCGACTCCATGCTGGTGCGCCTCGATGACTTGCACTCGCAGGTCGAAGCGCTGCGCACGCGTCTGCAGCCCAAGGATGCGCAGGGCCCGTTGCTGGGCCAATCGCACGCGTTCCAATCCGCCGTCGAGTTGCTGCGCAAGGCCGCGCCCACGCAGGTCACGGTGTTGCTGACGGGCGAGACCGGCGTGGGCAAGGAGCGCTTTGCAAGCGCCCTGCATTCCATGAGCGCGCGTGCGGACAAGCCATTCGTTGCCGTCAATTGCGCGGCCTTGCCGGACGAGTTGATCGAGAGCGAACTGTTCGGTGCGGAGAAGGGCGCTTTCACCGGCGCAAACGCCACGCGCATCGGCCGCTTCGAGCGCGCCAACGGCGGCACCTTGATGCTCGATGAATTGGGCGAGATGCCCTTGCCCGCACAGGCCAAGCTGCTGCGGGTGCTGCAGACCGGAGAGATCGAACGCCTGGGCGGCACCAAGCCCATCAAGGTCGATGTGCGCGTGGTGGCCGCCACCAACGTGGACCTGGAAAAAGCGGTGGAGCAGGGGCGTTTTCGCGCCGATTTGCTGTATCGCCTGAACGTCTATCCGATCCGCATCCCTGCGCTTCGCGAGCGGGTGGATGACATCGAGTTGCTGGCCATGCATCTGCTGCAGAAGTTCTCTGCGCTGCATGGCAAGCATGTGGCGGGACTCACCGATCGTGCGGTGGCGGCGCTGCGCAGTCATCGCTGGCCGGGCAATGTGCGCGAGCTGGAAAACCTGATGGAGCGCGGCCTGATTCTTTCACCCGCCGATGAGCTGATCGACGTGAGTGCGCTGTTTCCACAATGGCGCGATGCGGGGCAGACCTCGGTGAACGCGCAGGGCTTTCTGTGCAGCGAAGAGCGGCAGCCCGAGATGAATGAACAGAAGGCGGGTGTGAGCGATTTCTACGACGCCATGCAAAGCGAAGGCTTGTCGCTGGAAGCCATGGAAGAAAAATTGCTCCAGGAGGCCGTGCGCCGCGCGGGCGGAAACCTTGCCGCCGCCGCACGCGCCTTGGGCATGACGCGACCACAATTGAGCTACAGGCTTTCACGCACCCGTGATCGCGCGCAACCGGACAGCAGGGAGTGA
- a CDS encoding GntR family transcriptional regulator, whose protein sequence is MAKRPYIQVVSALEAEGFSNDDTSRTLTEQTYAELRTDIIEGRLLPGSKLRVEHLRQTYAVGAGTLREALTRLVSDALVSAEGQRGFRVSPIAIDDLEELTRLRVHIETNALRESIRHGDDAWRARLRAAYEELSAVEQPLTRANRGRWEMLNLRFHETLLDGRPSPWAKKVLKLLSRHIERYRSFAIGLPGAMRDVHAEHMEIYELAMSGQEARAALALEAHICATPHELLKALREGRMVLPAAEAS, encoded by the coding sequence ATGGCCAAACGCCCATACATACAGGTCGTGTCGGCGCTGGAGGCCGAGGGCTTCAGCAACGATGACACGTCGCGCACGCTGACCGAGCAGACCTATGCCGAACTGCGCACCGACATCATCGAAGGCCGCCTCTTGCCCGGCAGCAAGCTGCGCGTGGAGCATCTGCGCCAGACCTACGCCGTGGGCGCGGGCACCTTGCGCGAGGCGCTCACGCGGCTGGTGAGCGATGCGCTGGTCTCCGCCGAAGGGCAGCGCGGCTTTCGCGTCTCGCCGATTGCCATCGATGATCTGGAAGAACTCACGCGCCTGCGTGTGCACATCGAAACCAATGCGCTGCGCGAATCGATCCGCCATGGCGACGATGCTTGGCGCGCGCGTCTGCGTGCGGCCTACGAAGAGCTGTCGGCCGTGGAGCAACCGCTCACGCGCGCCAACCGGGGCCGTTGGGAAATGCTGAATTTGCGCTTTCACGAAACGCTGCTTGACGGTCGACCATCGCCCTGGGCCAAGAAAGTGCTCAAGCTGCTGTCACGCCACATCGAGCGCTACCGCTCGTTCGCCATTGGCCTGCCCGGTGCCATGCGCGACGTGCACGCCGAGCACATGGAAATCTACGAACTCGCCATGTCCGGCCAGGAAGCCCGTGCGGCCCTGGCGCTCGAAGCCCATATCTGCGCGACCCCGCACGAGTTGCTCAAGGCGCTGCGCGAGGGGCGGATGGTGTTGCCTGCGGCTGAAGCGTCGTAA